GGTCTGGCGGAAATTTCCCAGGCCGGGCTGGCCGAGTTGAACCGTTTGCGGCCCCTAGGGCAGGAGAATCCGCCGGTGCAGTTCTATGCGCGCGGCCTGCGGCATGCCCGGCCGTTGCAGCGCATGGGCAAGGATCGCAAGCACGTCAAACTCTGGGTGACCGATGGGCGGACGACGCACGAAGCGGTCTGGTGGAATGCAGGAGAGGGTTCGCTGCCCGTGGGGACGTTCGATCTGGCCTTTTCGCCGCACCTGAACGAATTCAACGGCCGGACCAGCGTCCAGCTCAAGGTGCTCGACTGGCGCCCCGGGTGAACGCGGTTTGAACCTGCGCTTGAACCCGTCCAGCCGGGGCGGCAACCTTCGGGTCGCATGAATGTTGCTGTCATCGTTGCGGCCGGCAAGGGCACCCGTATGGGGCCCAACATTGACAAGCTTTTCCTCGAAGTCGCGGGCCGGCCGGTCGTGGCACACACCTGGCAGCGTTTCAACGATGCGGCCTGCATCGGCGAAATCATTCTCGTCGTGCGCGACGGCATGCAGCCGGCGTTCCGCGAACTCGCCCAACAATTCCAGCTCCGGAAACCGCACCGGCTCGTTGCGGGCGGCAGCGAACGGCAGGATTCGGTGTGGAACGGCCTCGCGGCGTTGCCGGACGGAGCTGAAATTGTGGCCATTCAGGACGGGGCACGGCCCTGCACCAGCGTGGCGGTGATTGAGGAAACCATCGCGGCGGCGCGGGAAACCGGAGCCGCCGTCGCCGCCCGTCCGGTCACCGACACGATGAAGGAATCCTCCGATGGCCGGTTTGCCGAACGCACAGTGGACCGCTCGCGCCTCTGGTCGGTGCAGACGCCGCAAACCTTCCAGGTTGGCGTCATCCGCCGTGCGCTGGCCGAGGTGCGTCAACGCGGGGTGATGGTGACCGACGACACGGCGGCCTGTGAATTGATCGGTCAGCCCGTGCGGCTGGTCAGCGGCACGGCCCCCAACCCCAAGGTCACGGTGCCGGCGGATTTGCCCTACGTGGAACTGTTGCTGCGTTCCGGCACCTGAAGACGGCCGGCCCGTTCTGGCGGCCACGCGCCGGCGGGGCTTCGCCCCGTCGTCCGCCTTCCTTGCCAACCTCCGCTTCGCCCCGTATTGTCCCCCAGCAAGTGCATGTTATGAAGCGACGTTTTCTCTACGGGCTGCTGACGATCGCCCTGACCGTCAATCTCTTCATCGGGGCGGCCGTTTACCTTTACGCTGCGGAATCCGGCCAGAAGGATTCCGCCTACCCGAGCCTGGAAATCTTTTCCCTCGTCATGGAAAAGGTGCGTCGTGAATACGTGGATGGCGCCAACCTGACGTATCAGCAGCTCGTCCGCAATGCGCTCAAGGGCATGCTGAACGAACTGGATCCGCACAGCGAATACATGGATCCGGAAAAGTTTCAGGATTTGCAGAATGACACTGAGGGCAAGTTTGGCGGCATTGGCGTGGTCATCTCGGTGAAGGACGAGCGCCTGACCGTCGTGGCGCCGATGGAGGACACGCCCGGCTTCAAGGCGGGGATTCGCACCGGCGACGTCATCGACCGCATCGAGGGCAAGAGCACCGAACACATGAGCGTGCAGGATGCGGTAAAAATTCTGCGCGGCGACCCCGGCAGCGAAGTCACCATTACTATTTTCCGTCCGTCCACCGGCAAGATGAAGGATTACACCATCAAACGCGCCGAGATCAAAGTGGACATGGTCAAGGACATCAACGGCGCGCGCGAGTTCCCTCTCGGTGAAAACAAGATTGGCTACGTGCGCATCACACAATTTGGCGAGAAAACGGCGGATGAACTCGAAGCCGCCCTCAACAAGCTCAAGGCGCAGGGCATGCGCGGGCTGATCATTGATCTGCGGTGGAATCCGGGCGGCCTGCTCGATCAAGCCGTCGGCGTCTGTGAAAAATTCCTGCCGCGCGGTCAATTGGTGGTGACGACCGAAGGCCGTTCGCCGGCGCAAAGCTCTGTTCGCAAGGCCGCCGGGCGCGGTGATGAAATCCCCGGCGTGCCCATCGTCGTGCTGATCAATGCCGGCAGCGCCAGCGCCTCGGAGATTGTCTCCGGCTGCCTTCAAGACCTGAAGCGCGCCATCATCCTCGGGGAGCGTTCCTTCGGCAAGGGCTCGGTGCAGAGCATCATCGAATTGTCCGACGGCTCCGCCCTGCGCCTGACCACCGCCAAATACTACACGCCCAGCCACAAGGTCATTCACGAGAAGGGCATTTCACCCAACATCGAAGTGCTCGACTCCGACGAGCAGGAGGCGGCGTTGCTGATGCGCCGTTCACCCGGCGGCGTGGAAACGCTGGACCAGCGGGAACGCGAACGCGTCGAGTCCATTCGCGATCCGCAAATGGATCGCGCCATGGACGTGCTCAAGGGGATTCTGCTCTTCACCGACCGGCGGCCGGCCGGGCAATCCAATGACGCGGACGGGCGGATGGCAGCGCTGGCTGCGCCGGCCGCCGCGGGCGCGGAAAATTGAAGGCCGCACGGTCTGCGCCGGCCCCGGCCCATTTCCCTGGCATGACACTGCTGGCGTTTGAGACTTCCTGCGACGAAACGAGCGCTGCGGTGATTCGCGACGGGGGCGTGCTGTCCAGCGTCGTCTCGTCCCAAATCCGTCTGCACGCCGAATACGGCGGCGTGGTGCCGGAACTGGCCGCGCGCGAGCACCTGCGTAATCTGCAGCCCGTCGTCCAAACCGCGCTGGCCGAAGCCCGCATCACCGCCGCCGACGTCACTGCCGTGGCAGCAACGCAGGGACCGGGGCTGCCCATGGCCTTGATGGTGGGGCTGAAGGCGGCGCAAGCGTTTGCTTTTGCGGCCCGCAAGCCTTTTGTGGGCGTGCATCATCACGAGGCGCACTTGTATTCGCCGTGGATTGTGGGCCGGCCGCCGCGGGCGGATTTTGAAAACTTCCAGCCGAACGTTTCGCTGATTGTGAGCGGCGGCCATACGATGCTGGTGCACGTCGCGTCCGAGTTGCAGCACCACGTGCTGGGCGCCACGATGGACGACGCGGCGGGCGAGTGCTTCGACAAGACCGGCAAACTGCTCGGCCTCGCGTATCCCGCCGGGCCAATCATCGATCGCCTGGCAGAGCAGGGGAATCCTGAGGCATTTCAGTTTCCGCGCCCCCTGCGGAATGACGACCATCACGACTTCAGCTTCAGCGGCCTGAAGACTTCGGTGCGCTATTTTTTGCGCGACCATCCTGGATTGGCCGATGATCCCCGGCAACTGCGCGATCTCTGCGCCAGCGTGCAGGCGGCCATCGTGGACGTGCTGGTCACCAAAACCATCCGGGCTGCCCGCAAGGCCGGGGTGAACTGCGTGACGGCGTCGGGCGGCGTGACGTGCAATCGGGCGTTGCGGGCGCAGTTGGAGGCCGCCTGCCGGCGGGCGGGCCTGACGTTGCGCTTGGCCGATGCCTCGCTTTGCACGGACAACGCCGCCATGGTCGGCATTCTGGCCGAACGCAAGCTGCGCGCCGGCGTGCTGGCAACTTCGTTCGACGAGGAAATTCGGCCGAACTGGTCGCTTGCCTGAACCCGATTCCGCCGCGCGGGCCGGAACGGCCTTACTCCGAAAAGGCGAGGTAGGGAATGAAGATGATATTGACGATCGGCACGAACATCAGAATCACCAGCCAGGGGCTTTTGCCGCGCGCCTCGCAAATCTTCGCCCACATCATGATGATCACCACCAGGTTCACGAAGGGGATGAGGAACAGAACAATCATCCACAAGGCCATGCCAGCAACCTGCAGCAGCGGGATGATTTGCACGATGGGAAGCCAGATTAAGATGCCCGGCTGGCGTCCCGTCTTTTCACAAATCCGTTTGAGGCAGTAACAGTAGAACAGGTAAAAACAGAGCGAAATGGCGAGGACGAACAAAATGGCGCCGGCGCCGAGCGCAAAATCACCGGCATTCGAGGACGTGTGTTGCATGAACGTTTCCTTTCTGATTGATGTTGAACGTGTTTCTGCGTGGGACAGTCACATTTGAGGTTGGACGACCCGGTTTGGCAATGGGATTTTTGCGCCGGGCCGGCACCCGGCCGCAACGTTGAACCGGTAACCATGGATCTGCCACTGAAACTCTGTCCGTCGTGCGGCCTGTGCTGCAACGGCGTTCTGTTTGGCGACGTGGAATTGCAGCGCGGCGACGATGCAGCGGCGCTGGCGGCGGAGGGGCTGGCGTTGTTCGTGAAAGGGCGCAAACGCGCGTTCGCCCAGCCGTGCGCTTGTCTGACGGGCGGCTTGTGCCGGATTTATCAAACGCGACCGCGCCGTTGCCAGACGTTTGCCTGTCGCCAACTGCAACTGGTGCAAGCCGGCCGGCTCACCGCCGAGGCGGCGCAGGCGAACATCCGCCGGGCGCGCCGCGAAGTGGATGAAGTGCTGCGGCTGGTTCGTTCGTTGGGCAACACGAACGAGCAGATGCCATTGAACCGGCGTTACGCCGACCTTATGGCCCAACCGCTCGACTTCGCGGGCGACGAATCCCAACTGGAGCGACGCGGCGAATTAATGGTGGCCGTTGGCCGGCTGGTGGACCTGCTGGAGCGGGATTTTCTGAGCCCTGAGCCAACGCGATCAACGGACCTTTCAGCAGCGTAAGTTCACTTTTCTTCAGCTTTCCCGAAACCGTTGCGCGATGGGAATCCGGCGGCCCACGCCAAAGGCCTTGCTGGTGACTTTCAGGCCGGGCGCGGCCTGGCGACGTTTGTATTCCGCGCCGTCGATCAGCTTCACCACGCGGCACACGTCGGCCTCGGCAAAACCGGCCTTCACGATGTCCGCGGGCGACTGGCCGTTGACCACGTAGGCATCAAGAATGGCGTCCAGCACCTCGTAGGGCGGCAGCGAATCCTGATCCGTCTGGTTTGGGCGCAGTTCGGCCGAGGGTGCCTTCGTGATCGAGGCGCGGGGAATGATTTCGCGTTCGCGGTTGATCCAGCGGGCGAGGCGATAAACCATCATCTTCGGCACGTCGCTGATGACGGCGAGCCCGCCGCACATGTCGCCGTAAAGCGTGCAGTAGCCCACCGCCAGTTCGCTTTTGTTGCCCGTGGTCAGGAGCAGCGAGCCGAACTTGTTCGACATCGCCATGAGCACGACGCCCCGCAGGCGGGCCTGGATGTTCTCCTCGGTGGTGTCCTCGGGACGTCCGGCAAAGACGCTTTGCAACTGTTCCTTGACGGCAAGGAACGGCGGCTGGATGGGAATGACGTCGTATTGAATGCCGAGGTTCGCCGCGAGCTCGCGCGCGTCGTCCAGGCTGCCCGGCGAACTGAACTGCGAGGGCAGGGAGATGCCGCGCACGTTTTCCCGGCCCAGCGCGGCGACGGCCAGCGCGGCCACCAGGGCCGAATCAATGCCGCCGCTCAGGCCCAGCACCGCCGACTTGAAGCCGCACTTGTGCAGGTAATCGCGCAGCCCGAGCGTGAGGGCTTTGAACAAAATTTCCTCGTCGGAAATTTGCTCCGGAGCGATTGCGGCGCGGTTCAAATCGAGCATCAACCAATCTTCATCGAACAACTTTCCCTGCGCGATCTGCTGCCCCTTGCCGTTGAAAGCCAGGCTGCCGCCATCGAAGACAAGCTCGTCGTTTCCGCCTACTTGATTGCAGAACACGACGGGTTTGCCGGACTTTTTGGCGAGGCTTTGCAGCATGGCGTGTCGCGTGGTGTTTTTGCCAAGCTGCCACGGGGAGGCGGAAATATTGAAGATGATTTCCGCGCCGGCCTCGGCCAGTTCAACCGGCGGATTGTGCTCGTATCGGCGCACCGGCCAGAAATCTTCGTCGTTCCAGATGTCTTCGCAGATGGTAATGCCGATCTTGCGGCCATTGAATTCCACGGGTGCGTTTGCCTCCGCGGGCTCAAAATAGCGGTCTTCATCGAAGACGTCGTAAGTCGGCAGCAACGTCTTGGTGCGTAGCGCGGTGATTTTGCCGTTTTGCAGCAACGCCGCCGCATTCGTGACATCGCGTCCGGGGCGATTCAGGTTGTCGCCGACAAAGCCCACGAGCAAGCCGGTCGCCCCCGTCGCTGCCGCAAGCCGGTTCAGCGCGGCGAGATTTTGTTCAACCAGACTGCGTCGCAAAACCAGATCGCGCGGTGGATAACCGGTCAACGCCAGTTCCGGCGTCAGCACCAGCTCCGCTCCCGCCGCCACGCCGCGTTGATACGCCGCGAGGATTTTTGCCTCGTTGCCCGTGATGTCGCCGACGGTGGTGTTGAGTTGCGCGAGGGCGATCTTCATGGCTTGGGCCGGCCGTAAAAACTTTGGAACAGCGGTCCGTGATCGGTCTGGATCAGCATGTTTGTGCGCACGCCGTGGCGCTCGAACCAGCCGCGGGCGGTTTCCAGCACGAACAGGACGTTGTCCGAATTCGCGACGATGGAGTTGGTGTCGTTCGGCTCCATCTCGCGGATTTCGAGAATGAGCCCCTGCGGGTCAATGTAGGCGCAGGAAAGCGGTTGGGGGCAGTTCTTCATCCAGAACGCGGCGCGCTGCGGTTCGCCCAGCAGGAACAACATGCCTTCGTTCTCGACGATGTTCGTGCGGAACATCATGCCGGTCATGATTTCGACCGGCTTGGACGCGACTTCGGCGGTAATCTGTGCGGGGCCGACCCAGAGATTGATGGTGGGCAGCCGTGGCTGGGCCTGCGTGGGCTCCCAATGAACGGGCGTGATGCCGGGGAGCGGCGCGGGCGTTTGCTTTTGGCAGCCGCCGCCGAGCAGCGCCACCGCGCTCAACGCGAAGAAAAGGCGGATCAACTTCACGTGTTCAGGCTGGGTGAAGCGGCGGCAGTTTTCAACTCCGTTTGCCGCCGGCCGGTGGTCCTTTACAAGACCACTTCCGTGCCGACGCCCTGGTCGGTGAAGATTTCCAGCATGACCGCGTGCGGGACCCGGCCGTCCACGAAGGAAACCTTTTCCACGCCGGATTTGATGGCGGCCACGGCGCTGTCCACCTTGGGGATCATGCCCTTGTCCACAATGCCCGCGGCCTTGAGGCCGGGCACTTCGGCCGTTTGCAGGTGGGCGATGAGCGTGGCGGGATCCTTGGGGTCGCGCATCAGCCCGGGCACATCGCTCATGAAGACGAGGCGTTTGGCCCCGAGTGCGATGGCGGCCTGGGCGGCGGCGACGTCTGCGTTGCAATTGTAAATCCGGCCGTCTTCACCGCGGGCGGTCGGGCTGATGACGGGCGTGATGCCCTGCGCGATGCATTCCAGCAACGGCGCCGTGTTGACCCCGGTGACCTCGCCGACGTAGCCGACGTCGATCTTGCGGCCGGGATGTTCCTTGTCGTCGAGCAGCAGCTTGCGGCAGCGGAAGATGTCCGGCCCGGCAAAGCCCTTCGCCATGCCGCCGAGGGAATTGATGGTGGCCACAACCTCGGGATTGATCTCGCGCGACAGCACGTCGTCCACGATCTGCACGGTGGCCTCGTCCGTGACGCGCTGGCCCTGGATGAAGTTTGCCTTCAGGCCGGCCTTTTCCATGGCGCGGGTGATGGCCTTGCCGCCGCCGTGAACGACCACGGGATTGATTTCGACGGCTTCGAGAAAAACGATGTCGCGCGCCACGCCGTTTCGCACGGCGGGATCGGGCGAATCCATGAAGGAGCCGCCGTATTTCACGACAAAGGTGGCCCCGCTGAATTTTTGGATGTAAGGCAGCGCTTCGAGGAGCGTTGCGGTTTTGGCAATGAGGTCTTGCACGTGGAATTGCTATCAAAGCACAACGTGAACGGAAAGCTCGCTCTGAAATCGATTTCTTATCTGGTGCATGCCCTTGATTGTCCTTGCCCTAATCTGCGGAGCGGCGCATAAATTGCCGGGTCACATAAGCGAGTTTTTCAAACACCCAACTTCGAGAAGGCCAGTGCATCTTCGCATTTTCTCTGAAGGTCACACGTTGACGCATGTGGCGATAGTCACGCTCCTTTTGACCTTTACCACCTTTGGCCAGCCCTATTCCGCGACCCTTGCCACGCAACCCATCGCCACGACCAATGCGACCCTGAACGGCATGGTCACGCCGCGCGGACTTGAAACGGTTGGCTGGTTTGAGTGGGGGCCAGACCGCAGCTACAGCCAAACGACGAGCCCGGTCTTGGTGGGGAGCAGCTCGAACGTCGTATTTGTGTCTGCGCCGATTGAGGGATTACTTCCGAATGCGAACTATCGGTGCCGTCTGGTTGCCAGCAACAGTGCGGGCATCACCTATGGGTGGGAACGCAGGTTTACAACCGGCCGACGTGTCGCTTCGTGGGGCGATGCATTATACTCGTTGCCCGGATCCGTTCTGCCTCCGTCTGATCTTGGGAATGTTGTTAATATTGCGGCAGGTGACTACCACGGAATGGCCTTGAGGGCGGACGGGACGCTTGCCATTTGGGGAGATTACCTCAGTGTCAACGGCCCGCTGACAGTCCTTCCGGCCACGTCGCCAAATGGTCTCAGCAATCTTGTCGCCATCGCAGGGGGACGAAGTCACAGCCTGGCCATCAACAGGGCCGGGAAAGTGGTCGCTTGGGGCCTTAATTACAGTGGTCAGACAAATGTGCCAGCAACTCTCAGTAACGTCGTGGCCATATCGGCTGGTGATGCACACAGCTTGGCACTGCGGAACAATGGAACACTTGCAAGTTGGGGGGACATTCCCACGGCCCTAATTCCCTTTGGATTGAGCAATGTGGTAGCGATTTCGAGTGGCGACACTTTTTGTGTCGCCCTAAAAAACACCGGCTCAGTGGCGGTATGGGGCAATGCCTCCAGTAGCAAAACAAGCATTCCAGTTGGCCTGAGCAATGTGGTGGCCATCGCGGCTGGTTATGGGCATATCCTTGCGCTAAAGTCGGACGGAACAGTTGTGGCGTGGGGGTTGGGTGCTGGAATCAATGTGCCGCCGGGGCTCAGCAATGTGGTAGCCATCGCGGCAGGAGATTATCATAGCTTGGCGTTGCGCTCGGACGGCACAGTGGTGCCGTGGGGGATTGTCGTCGCCAACACTTATCCCTACGGCGGCTTCCTGCAACCACCAACGGGACTGACCGACGTTGTAGGAGTCTGTTGCGGCGATGAGTATTGCCTGGCACTGGCTTCAAACACGCAGCCTCAGCCGGTGGCTCAGACGATGACTGGTCCACTTAATCAGGACTTGATACTGTCACTCCCCCCGGCATTCAGGGATCCCAATGGAGATGTGCTCACGAACTACCGGATTGCAGCCCCGCCTGCCTCCGGCATGCTGTATCAGTTCGATTCCGGCGCTCGCGGGGCCGCGATCACCGAATCCAACGCGCTGGTTAGTGATGCATTGGCGCGCGTCGTTTTTTCTCCCGGCGTGGATGAGTCCGGTGCGCCTTATTCGAATTTCAGTGTGATCGCCAGTGATGGAGAGTTTGATTCTGCGCCCAGCTTGGTGACGGTGAACATTGTCCCGTCGCCAACGATCTTCGCCACGATTTCAGATTCGAGTTCAAATAGAGCCGTCTCCTTGAGTTTTGCGGGGCTATCAAACGCGACTTACCGCGTGTGGGCCTCGACGAATCTGGTTGATTGGACTTGGATTGCCCGTCCAAGTCAGCCTTTGCCCGGACAGTTCCTTTATTCCGACGCATCGGTCACAAATCGTCCGCTGCGATTCTTCCGGGTGACTTCGCCTTGATCGGTTCCTGCCCGCCTAATTTAAGAAGGCGCTGAACTTTGCGGTGTGTCGTCACGGCTTTCGCCATGAAAACACCATCAGCGACACCGCCTGTCGCGGAAGCGCAAAATGCAGCGACGCTTTGCCGTCAGTGACGGACTGGTGCTCAGATGCACCGAGCGTTGCGAGCTGCGCGGCATTTTCCAGTTGCGCGAATTGTTCGGCCGTCGGCTGCAGCGGTGAGCCCATGCGCTGCCATGCC
The window above is part of the Verrucomicrobiia bacterium genome. Proteins encoded here:
- the ispD gene encoding 2-C-methyl-D-erythritol 4-phosphate cytidylyltransferase → MNVAVIVAAGKGTRMGPNIDKLFLEVAGRPVVAHTWQRFNDAACIGEIILVVRDGMQPAFRELAQQFQLRKPHRLVAGGSERQDSVWNGLAALPDGAEIVAIQDGARPCTSVAVIEETIAAARETGAAVAARPVTDTMKESSDGRFAERTVDRSRLWSVQTPQTFQVGVIRRALAEVRQRGVMVTDDTAACELIGQPVRLVSGTAPNPKVTVPADLPYVELLLRSGT
- a CDS encoding S41 family peptidase, with the protein product MKRRFLYGLLTIALTVNLFIGAAVYLYAAESGQKDSAYPSLEIFSLVMEKVRREYVDGANLTYQQLVRNALKGMLNELDPHSEYMDPEKFQDLQNDTEGKFGGIGVVISVKDERLTVVAPMEDTPGFKAGIRTGDVIDRIEGKSTEHMSVQDAVKILRGDPGSEVTITIFRPSTGKMKDYTIKRAEIKVDMVKDINGAREFPLGENKIGYVRITQFGEKTADELEAALNKLKAQGMRGLIIDLRWNPGGLLDQAVGVCEKFLPRGQLVVTTEGRSPAQSSVRKAAGRGDEIPGVPIVVLINAGSASASEIVSGCLQDLKRAIILGERSFGKGSVQSIIELSDGSALRLTTAKYYTPSHKVIHEKGISPNIEVLDSDEQEAALLMRRSPGGVETLDQRERERVESIRDPQMDRAMDVLKGILLFTDRRPAGQSNDADGRMAALAAPAAAGAEN
- the tsaD gene encoding tRNA (adenosine(37)-N6)-threonylcarbamoyltransferase complex transferase subunit TsaD, with amino-acid sequence MTLLAFETSCDETSAAVIRDGGVLSSVVSSQIRLHAEYGGVVPELAAREHLRNLQPVVQTALAEARITAADVTAVAATQGPGLPMALMVGLKAAQAFAFAARKPFVGVHHHEAHLYSPWIVGRPPRADFENFQPNVSLIVSGGHTMLVHVASELQHHVLGATMDDAAGECFDKTGKLLGLAYPAGPIIDRLAEQGNPEAFQFPRPLRNDDHHDFSFSGLKTSVRYFLRDHPGLADDPRQLRDLCASVQAAIVDVLVTKTIRAARKAGVNCVTASGGVTCNRALRAQLEAACRRAGLTLRLADASLCTDNAAMVGILAERKLRAGVLATSFDEEIRPNWSLA
- a CDS encoding DUF5684 domain-containing protein, giving the protein MQHTSSNAGDFALGAGAILFVLAISLCFYLFYCYCLKRICEKTGRQPGILIWLPIVQIIPLLQVAGMALWMIVLFLIPFVNLVVIIMMWAKICEARGKSPWLVILMFVPIVNIIFIPYLAFSE
- a CDS encoding YkgJ family cysteine cluster protein produces the protein MDLPLKLCPSCGLCCNGVLFGDVELQRGDDAAALAAEGLALFVKGRKRAFAQPCACLTGGLCRIYQTRPRRCQTFACRQLQLVQAGRLTAEAAQANIRRARREVDEVLRLVRSLGNTNEQMPLNRRYADLMAQPLDFAGDESQLERRGELMVAVGRLVDLLERDFLSPEPTRSTDLSAA
- a CDS encoding NAD+ synthase, which encodes MKIALAQLNTTVGDITGNEAKILAAYQRGVAAGAELVLTPELALTGYPPRDLVLRRSLVEQNLAALNRLAAATGATGLLVGFVGDNLNRPGRDVTNAAALLQNGKITALRTKTLLPTYDVFDEDRYFEPAEANAPVEFNGRKIGITICEDIWNDEDFWPVRRYEHNPPVELAEAGAEIIFNISASPWQLGKNTTRHAMLQSLAKKSGKPVVFCNQVGGNDELVFDGGSLAFNGKGQQIAQGKLFDEDWLMLDLNRAAIAPEQISDEEILFKALTLGLRDYLHKCGFKSAVLGLSGGIDSALVAALAVAALGRENVRGISLPSQFSSPGSLDDARELAANLGIQYDVIPIQPPFLAVKEQLQSVFAGRPEDTTEENIQARLRGVVLMAMSNKFGSLLLTTGNKSELAVGYCTLYGDMCGGLAVISDVPKMMVYRLARWINREREIIPRASITKAPSAELRPNQTDQDSLPPYEVLDAILDAYVVNGQSPADIVKAGFAEADVCRVVKLIDGAEYKRRQAAPGLKVTSKAFGVGRRIPIAQRFRES
- a CDS encoding DUF192 domain-containing protein codes for the protein MKLIRLFFALSAVALLGGGCQKQTPAPLPGITPVHWEPTQAQPRLPTINLWVGPAQITAEVASKPVEIMTGMMFRTNIVENEGMLFLLGEPQRAAFWMKNCPQPLSCAYIDPQGLILEIREMEPNDTNSIVANSDNVLFVLETARGWFERHGVRTNMLIQTDHGPLFQSFYGRPKP
- the argB gene encoding acetylglutamate kinase produces the protein MQDLIAKTATLLEALPYIQKFSGATFVVKYGGSFMDSPDPAVRNGVARDIVFLEAVEINPVVVHGGGKAITRAMEKAGLKANFIQGQRVTDEATVQIVDDVLSREINPEVVATINSLGGMAKGFAGPDIFRCRKLLLDDKEHPGRKIDVGYVGEVTGVNTAPLLECIAQGITPVISPTARGEDGRIYNCNADVAAAQAAIALGAKRLVFMSDVPGLMRDPKDPATLIAHLQTAEVPGLKAAGIVDKGMIPKVDSAVAAIKSGVEKVSFVDGRVPHAVMLEIFTDQGVGTEVVL